Below is a window of Sebastes umbrosus isolate fSebUmb1 chromosome 13, fSebUmb1.pri, whole genome shotgun sequence DNA.
GACCACAGTGGTAGCAAATTCTGCTTATATCAATGCTCGTGGAAGCATCGAtggctcagcagcagcagctcgtgATAAGAAGTACCATTCTCGCCTCAAACTGCCCCACATCACTGTGTGTGAGGACCTGAGGGACACCCTGGATATTGCCTTTGACGTAGTCTGCGTGGAACAGCCCATCGGTAAACGTCTCTTTAGGGAATTCTTGGATGCAAATGCAGAGTATCACGGGGCTTGCCGTTTGTGGAAAGACATCGAGGGGTACGACCTGGCGGAGGATTCTGACCGGGCAAAGAAGGCCTCAAAGATTGTCGATCGTTACATGGACCCCGCTGCCAAACACTACTGCCCGTACCTGTCTGAGGACATCATAGCTAAGGTGAAGGAAAGCCAGGAGGCTGCAGGTGATGATTTGTTTGCGGCAGCATTGGCCACAACGTTGGACTTTCTGCGCGATGCTCCCTACACTTTCTTCATGGAGAGTTTGTACCTGAAGAGGTATGTGCAGTGGAAGTGGCTTGAGATGCAGCCCATGGATGCAGACTGGTTCCTAGACTTCCGTGTGCTGGGGAAAGGTGGGTTTGGGGAGGTGTCTGCCTGTCAGATGAAAGCCACAGGAAAACTGTACGCCTGTAAGAAACTCAACAAGAAGAGgctgaagaagaggaaaggCTTTGAGGTGAGAGAACTCTTAATCACTCTTAATTTGAATAGACATAGTTTTAAAACAGGGACtgcatttatacatacataaacataaagtaaagtacaaaatTAAACCAATGCGGCAGATTTTGGGCACTTTATAGtttgaaatataatatttttcagTATCTTGTGCCCTTACTAATATTCATTTTATCTCAATATCAGTCAAATAGTAATAAATCCCGCCTCAATTTACATAATGTGCCACCGTATTGTCGCATTTCCTCGAATGAGATTTCAGGGAAACACAAAGCTCTTAGCTGTGATGCATGCAGTGATTCGATTaataaaggcattttttttctggctccATGTTCCAGAGAAAGTGCCCAGCGCTGAGCTGACTGCGATGGTGCTAATCATCTTTGTCCCTGCCTCTGTCTCGTTTGGCTTTAGCCTGCAGTATTAAACACTGAGACAGGGATAGAGTGATTACTGGGAGCTTTAGTGGAAAGCTCTTCTGAATGGAACTCCTTGGCACAGTTACATCTTGCCCTTGACTTGTCTgaggtcatttttaaaaaatgtacttgACCTCTTTTTCAAACGGCATGTATATTTGCATATTCGTTTTCAACCcgatggaaaaaaaattctctgtagttttaagcttttcttttttttttcacacaaaaaaaaaaaaagtgctattGTCTTTCAAAAATGGTCTTTTCTAATTTCCTCCTGTAGGGGGCGATGGTGGAGAAGAGGATTCTTGAGAAGGTTCACAGTCGCTTCATTGTGTCATTGGCGTATGCCTTCCAGACAAAGGACGAACTTTGCCTGGTCATGACCATCATGAATGGAGGAGACCTCAAGTAACTTCACATTATGAAACACTGCAGTTTGCAAAATGAAAGCATAATGAGAACAGCATGATTCTTGTAGTATGCAAAATGAATATATtacatgtaaaaacaacatatatGAGTTGTATATCCTGTATGCAATAGTGCAAATGTATGCAGATGACATAACCTTTTTCACATGACGGAGCCAAAGCTCACCTGTCCTCTGTTCCCTGAAGGTACCATATCTACCTGGTGGATGAGAACAACCCGGGGTTTGACGAGCCCAGAGCCTGTTTTTACATCGCTCAGATCATCCAAGGCATGGAGCACCTCCACCAGAAAAGAATCATCTACAGAGATCTCAAACCAGAAAATGTTCTGCTAGATAATGATGGTAATGCATTTTTGTAGTTAAACAGCACAATAAACCGTATTGTCCATGTGTAATTAATAGCTAATTAAGATAAATGTATATTGTCCAACCAGGGAACGTGCGTATATCTGACCTGGGTCTTGCCGTGGAGCTAAAAGAAGGCAAAACACAGACCAAAGGATATGCTGGGACACCAGGTGAGTCTCATCTATATCTACAAAGTAGTTGCTCATCAATTTCATATTTAGAGGTTTACGTACTTAGACAGAATTTGTTTTCCCATTGTTCGACTTTGGTTCTTGCAGGGTACATGGCTCCAGAGATGCTGAAAGGAGAGAAGTATGACTCCTCAGTCGACTACTTCACTCTTGGAGTGACACTGTTTGAGTTCATCGCTGCTAAGAACCCGTTCAGAAACAGGGGCGAGAAGGTCAGTCGCCTTTTATCAAACCTTGAGCTTCACCCTGCTTCACCACAACATGGCTAACATTGAGAAATAAATGAGTGGACGAGCATAAAGAATATTCGTCTCCTGTTTAGGTCGATCGTGAGGAGATGAAAGAGCGCATGCTGACACGGGAGGTGACATATCTGGAGAATTTCAGTGAGCATACAAAGACGCTCTGTGATGGGCTGATGGCTAAGGAGGTTGATAAGAGGATGGGTTTTAAGAATGGATGCTGTGATGAGATCAGAGCGCACCCATTTTTCAATGACATCAACTGGAGGAAACTGAATGCAGGTACAATCTGTTTTCTATACTTTCCCATCTTGTTCAGGGTTGTTTATAACTTCAAATAAACATTCGTATGaatagacaaaataaaaagCTTTTTGAACATGGATTCAATTCTCCTACAGTTTGATTTTTAATTCCCATTTCTCACCCCTCCAGGTATTCTGCCTCCTCCTTTTGTCCCGGACTCTAAAGTGGTGTACGCTAAAAGTCTGGATGACGTCGGGGCTTTCTCCTCGGTGAAGGGAGTGGCCTTGGATGACCCTGACAAGACCTTTTTTGACGAGTTTTCCTCCGGCAACATCCCCATCCCCTGGCAAGAGGAGATGATCGAAACGGGCATTTATGGAGAGCTCAACATTTGGGGTCCTCGTGGCAGCGTCCCCAACGACCTCCGCAGGGAGTCCATACTAGAGCAGCCAAAGTCATCAACCTGCTGCATATCGTAGAGTCATTGAAACACCTTGAAAATACATCAAGCATACAGCGTACAGACTTGTGCGGCATAAAGACTCAAATACTCAGGACACAAGTCTCTTCTGAACTTTATGACTGCAGAGTTAAAACAAGTTTGAGACTCTAAACTTTTATTGGCGAGCGCAGGAAAAAACAAGAACAGAATGGAGGTGGATTTTCAACCTCGAGTggatttaaacataaatatagcagtgggaaagaaaagaaagaaattggaaacactttattataaccgtcatttataaatggtaaattgataattaattaagcTTACTTACtgttaaacaatgaaatgataataatgtttactaattattagtaagaGATACATCATTTATGTTAtgtatcattagtttgtgtaatatgaaatagtTAATCAATTCTATATAcaattacattagtaaactatttattaacagtttattgtagCGCGAAatgttatatactatatttagtatttgttagtgattaacAAATGATTTGTgactttaagaaattgtttatCTATAAACATAACATAGAtagattattaattattaattattaaccattgataaagtattaactatctatctaaataatacTTATAGACACTTTACAAGTTATTTATTAATAACAAGGTATTAtcatcatcagttgcaactttataataaccatccaaataatgtttatagatggtttacaaaccaattattaaccattaacaaagtgttgcAAATATCtctctactgtatgtaatatttatatatgctttagaaactatttctttaaggttaacaaataatatcttaatcattaacaaataattATGTATGTTACATAAAATGTtgtgtacaacaataaaatgttaaaataacaatgaacattattaattataattttgttgtttgttaacagtaaaataactattaactaagtttaattaagtatcaatttaccatttataaatgatggttattataaagtggtacCATGAAAGTTATTGACATAATATCCTCTGCCCCCCcctcacttcttcttctccttctttgtCTTTCTATCAATCTGTTCACTCTcttctctttgtgtgtgcatgtaatgcttttagatttaaaatgtattttaaaaatcacatttttaagcAGAGGGTTACTTCTGTGGTATATTTGGTGCCGTGTGAAAGTTGCATGTGTATGTTGACCATGTAAAATGTTGATTTCCCTCTCTTACATATGTGCTCCCATAGAGTCATTTAATGGAAAGTGCTTCTTTCCTTATGAGTTTACTGTCCCTTTAGTTTTTACTCTAAACAGCTAAATTAACTGCCGCTGTTGAAATACCAAAAGCTACAGCACCAGAAACacagtttcatttttattttggaaaa
It encodes the following:
- the LOC119499742 gene encoding rhodopsin kinase GRK1-like — protein: MDIGGLTTVVANSAYINARGSIDGSAAAARDKKYHSRLKLPHITVCEDLRDTLDIAFDVVCVEQPIGKRLFREFLDANAEYHGACRLWKDIEGYDLAEDSDRAKKASKIVDRYMDPAAKHYCPYLSEDIIAKVKESQEAAGDDLFAAALATTLDFLRDAPYTFFMESLYLKRYVQWKWLEMQPMDADWFLDFRVLGKGGFGEVSACQMKATGKLYACKKLNKKRLKKRKGFEGAMVEKRILEKVHSRFIVSLAYAFQTKDELCLVMTIMNGGDLKYHIYLVDENNPGFDEPRACFYIAQIIQGMEHLHQKRIIYRDLKPENVLLDNDGNVRISDLGLAVELKEGKTQTKGYAGTPGYMAPEMLKGEKYDSSVDYFTLGVTLFEFIAAKNPFRNRGEKVDREEMKERMLTREVTYLENFSEHTKTLCDGLMAKEVDKRMGFKNGCCDEIRAHPFFNDINWRKLNAGILPPPFVPDSKVVYAKSLDDVGAFSSVKGVALDDPDKTFFDEFSSGNIPIPWQEEMIETGIYGELNIWGPRGSVPNDLRRESILEQPKSSTCCIS